In a single window of the Prevotella melaninogenica genome:
- the ruvB gene encoding Holliday junction branch migration DNA helicase RuvB: MPEDFDIHEERLNSVEKDFENALRPLKFDDFSGQQKVVENLSVFVEAAKFRSEPLDHTLLHGPPGLGKTTLSNIIANELGVGFKITSGPVLDKPGDLAGILTSLEPNDVLFIDEIHRLSPVVEEYLYSAMEDYRIDIMIDKGPSARSIQIDLNPFTLVGATTRSGLLTAPLRARFGINLHLEYYDPETLKRIIKRSAALLKVPIVDEAANEIARRSRGTPRICNALLRRVRDFAQVKGNGTITPEIATMSLQSLNIDKYGLDEIDNKILLTIIDKFRGGPVGVSTIATAIGEDSGTVEEVYEPFLIMEGFIKRTPRGRVATQLAYDHLGRNSYQDNPLQPGLFD; this comes from the coding sequence ATGCCAGAAGATTTTGACATACATGAAGAAAGGCTGAATTCCGTTGAGAAGGATTTCGAAAATGCCCTGCGCCCACTGAAATTTGATGATTTCAGCGGACAGCAGAAGGTTGTCGAAAACCTCAGCGTCTTTGTTGAAGCCGCTAAGTTCCGTAGCGAACCGCTCGACCACACCCTCTTGCACGGTCCTCCAGGATTGGGTAAGACGACGTTGAGTAATATCATTGCCAACGAATTGGGCGTTGGTTTCAAGATTACCTCTGGTCCTGTACTCGACAAACCGGGCGACCTTGCAGGTATTCTTACCTCCTTAGAGCCTAACGATGTCTTATTTATTGACGAGATACACCGCCTTTCTCCTGTCGTTGAGGAGTATCTTTACTCTGCAATGGAGGACTATCGTATTGATATTATGATTGATAAGGGACCATCTGCACGTTCTATCCAGATTGACCTCAACCCTTTCACTCTCGTTGGTGCTACGACACGAAGCGGACTCCTCACTGCCCCACTCCGTGCCCGATTCGGTATCAATCTACACTTAGAGTATTACGACCCAGAGACTTTGAAACGCATTATCAAACGTTCGGCTGCATTGTTGAAAGTACCTATCGTCGACGAAGCTGCAAACGAAATAGCACGCCGTTCACGTGGTACGCCACGTATCTGTAATGCCCTACTCCGCCGTGTGCGCGACTTCGCACAGGTGAAGGGTAATGGTACTATCACACCCGAAATCGCAACGATGTCACTGCAATCATTGAACATTGACAAATATGGTTTGGACGAGATAGATAACAAGATTCTACTCACCATTATTGATAAGTTCCGTGGTGGACCAGTAGGTGTTTCTACCATCGCTACGGCCATCGGTGAAGATTCTGGTACGGTGGAGGAGGTTTATGAGCCATTCCTTATTATGGAAGGTTTTATCAAACGAACCCCTCGTGGACGTGTGGCAACACAGCTTGCCTACGACCATCTCGGACGAAACTCATACCAAGACAATCCTCTACAACCGGGATTATTCGATTAA
- a CDS encoding YitT family protein: MINKINKKVLYREILDYVMIAVGMLSYAIGWMVFLLPNHIGNGGVAGLASILNWGQGIPVANTYFVLNAILLAIALKVLGLKFCIRTIYGVVMLTVITKVMGSVFPHPGLLHDEPFMAAIIGASFCGVGLAFGLSYNGSSGGSDIVAAIVNKYRDISLGRVILLVDMTIVTGSYLVLRSWEQVIYGYVNLIVTSFVLDQVINSSRRSVQFLIISERYKEICDMISQGQPHRSSTIIDAKGYYTGNNIKIVIVVTRQREASYVYRMIDDIDPDAFVTQSQVMGVFGKGFDKFKVKKKSPNKNKPKATNLPKQ; the protein is encoded by the coding sequence ATGATTAACAAGATCAATAAGAAGGTCCTTTATCGGGAAATCTTAGACTATGTAATGATAGCCGTAGGTATGCTGTCCTACGCTATCGGCTGGATGGTTTTTCTACTACCTAATCACATCGGTAATGGTGGCGTAGCTGGTCTTGCTTCCATTTTGAATTGGGGTCAAGGAATCCCTGTTGCTAACACTTATTTTGTCCTAAACGCAATTCTATTAGCCATAGCACTGAAGGTTTTAGGCTTAAAGTTCTGTATCCGTACTATCTATGGCGTTGTGATGCTGACAGTTATCACAAAGGTTATGGGTTCAGTATTCCCACATCCAGGACTCTTACATGATGAGCCTTTTATGGCAGCAATCATCGGTGCATCGTTTTGTGGTGTTGGTTTAGCTTTTGGACTCTCCTATAATGGTAGCTCTGGTGGCTCGGATATCGTCGCAGCGATAGTCAATAAATATCGTGATATTTCTCTTGGGCGTGTTATCTTATTAGTGGATATGACCATCGTAACGGGAAGTTACCTTGTTCTACGTAGTTGGGAGCAGGTTATCTATGGTTATGTAAACTTGATTGTTACCTCTTTTGTACTTGATCAAGTTATTAACTCCAGTCGTCGTTCGGTGCAGTTCCTTATTATTTCTGAGCGTTATAAGGAGATTTGCGATATGATATCTCAGGGGCAGCCACACCGTAGTAGTACGATTATCGACGCGAAGGGTTATTATACTGGTAACAATATAAAGATTGTTATTGTTGTGACTCGCCAGCGTGAGGCATCATACGTTTATCGTATGATTGATGATATCGACCCAGATGCTTTCGTAACACAGAGCCAAGTAATGGGTGTGTTCGGTAAGGGATTTGATAAATTTAAAGTGAAGAAGAAATCACCTAATAAGAATAAGCCGAAGGCTACTAATCTGCCTAAGCAATAA
- a CDS encoding glutathione peroxidase yields the protein MKKLFSLLFLALMALPIMAQKNVYKFSVKDGNEHTVKLKDYKGKVLLIVNTATKCGFTPQYEALQKLYETYKNQGLVILDFPCNQFGAQAPGSFRDIHSFCTANYGTTFPQFAKVNVNGRNESPLYTYLKAQQPFKGFDMNNNIGKFLDEKFRAENPDYAKDPSIKWNFTKFLIDRQGHVIDRFEPTADMKDVEAGIKAALKMK from the coding sequence ATGAAGAAACTATTTTCACTCCTCTTCTTAGCCCTCATGGCACTGCCTATCATGGCTCAGAAGAATGTTTACAAGTTTAGTGTAAAGGACGGAAACGAACATACCGTCAAGTTGAAGGACTACAAGGGTAAGGTGCTACTCATCGTCAATACGGCGACAAAATGTGGATTTACACCACAGTATGAAGCCTTACAGAAACTCTATGAGACCTATAAGAATCAAGGACTCGTAATCCTTGACTTCCCTTGCAATCAGTTTGGCGCACAAGCTCCGGGCTCTTTCCGCGACATTCATTCCTTCTGCACAGCTAACTATGGAACTACTTTCCCACAGTTTGCAAAGGTTAATGTCAATGGTCGTAACGAATCACCACTTTACACTTACCTAAAGGCTCAACAGCCATTCAAGGGCTTTGACATGAATAATAACATCGGTAAGTTCCTTGATGAGAAGTTCCGTGCGGAGAATCCTGATTATGCTAAGGATCCAAGTATCAAATGGAACTTCACAAAGTTCCTCATAGACCGACAGGGACACGTCATCGACCGCTTTGAGCCAACAGCCGATATGAAAGACGTTGAAGCTGGTATCAAGGCGGCACTAAAGATGAAGTAA
- a CDS encoding SIR2 family NAD-dependent protein deacylase yields the protein MKKIVFLTGAGMSVESGFKTFRGNDGLWEDYPVEQVATHEGWVANPTLVNNFYNNLRKKLYAAKPNEGHRLIKELEKDYDVTVITQNVDNLHEKAGSSKVIHLHGELTKVCSSKAPYDNRYIQELPEDNCEVAPGTLAEDGSLLRPFIVFFGESVPMIEPAAEVVAQADILVIIGTSLVVYPAAGLVQYTQPATPIYLIDPDDTPAHASGRLTHIKKGASEGMKELLKLL from the coding sequence ATGAAGAAAATCGTATTCTTAACAGGTGCAGGAATGTCCGTAGAGAGTGGCTTCAAGACCTTTCGCGGCAACGATGGATTATGGGAGGATTACCCTGTTGAACAGGTAGCTACACACGAGGGATGGGTAGCTAACCCCACACTCGTCAACAACTTCTACAACAATCTACGCAAAAAACTCTATGCCGCCAAGCCTAATGAGGGTCATCGCCTTATCAAGGAACTTGAGAAAGATTACGATGTGACAGTGATTACGCAGAATGTTGACAATCTTCACGAGAAAGCTGGGTCTTCAAAGGTTATCCACCTACATGGAGAACTGACGAAGGTGTGCTCAAGTAAGGCTCCTTACGATAACCGATACATACAGGAACTGCCTGAAGATAACTGCGAAGTAGCGCCAGGAACACTTGCAGAAGACGGTAGTCTATTGCGCCCTTTCATTGTCTTTTTCGGCGAATCAGTCCCAATGATTGAGCCAGCTGCTGAGGTTGTAGCACAAGCTGACATCCTTGTTATCATCGGGACATCGCTGGTTGTTTACCCTGCTGCGGGTCTTGTGCAATACACCCAACCAGCAACTCCTATCTATCTGATTGACCCAGACGATACGCCAGCACATGCTTCTGGACGATTAACACATATCAAGAAGGGTGCAAGCGAAGGTATGAAAGAACTGTTGAAACTATTGTAA
- a CDS encoding FKBP-type peptidyl-prolyl cis-trans isomerase, whose protein sequence is MDKLSYALGIGIGSQLAGMGAKELNIDDFAQAIKDVISGSELKVDNAEAQTLVQNFFQEQEAKQQAAAAEAGKAAKAAGEAFLAENGKKDGVVTLPSGLQYQVLKEGNGKKPSATDQVVCHYEGTLIDGTVFDSSYQRNQPATFGLNQVIPGWTEGVQLMQEGAKYRFFIPYNLAYGERGAGAQIPPFAALVFDVELKEVK, encoded by the coding sequence ATGGATAAATTAAGCTATGCACTGGGAATCGGTATCGGTTCACAGCTCGCAGGAATGGGCGCAAAGGAACTGAATATTGACGACTTCGCACAGGCTATCAAGGATGTAATTTCAGGTTCAGAACTGAAAGTTGACAATGCAGAGGCACAGACTCTCGTACAAAACTTCTTCCAAGAGCAGGAGGCTAAGCAGCAGGCTGCAGCCGCTGAGGCTGGTAAGGCAGCAAAGGCTGCTGGTGAGGCTTTCCTTGCTGAGAACGGTAAGAAGGATGGTGTTGTAACCTTACCATCAGGTTTGCAGTATCAGGTGTTGAAAGAGGGCAATGGTAAGAAGCCTTCAGCTACAGACCAAGTAGTATGTCATTATGAGGGAACACTGATTGATGGTACTGTTTTTGACAGTTCTTATCAGCGCAATCAGCCAGCTACTTTCGGCTTGAATCAGGTTATCCCAGGTTGGACAGAGGGTGTGCAGCTCATGCAGGAGGGTGCTAAGTATCGCTTCTTCATCCCTTATAACCTTGCATACGGTGAGCGTGGTGCTGGTGCACAGATACCTCCATTCGCAGCACTTGTCTTCGACGTAGAGTTGAAAGAGGTAAAGTAA
- a CDS encoding FKBP-type peptidyl-prolyl cis-trans isomerase has product MKKIYLLAAMAIAAAGFTACGNSAPKEDLKSDVDSLSYAFGIDQGQSVKQYLQQMQIDTAYIDEFIKGMNDGAQNADDKKRAAYNAGIGVGMQMNMIIKNQINRQIFGEDSTKTVSLGNFLAGFAASAKGQGQKMTVEQAREVEQKTSKAIQMKAAEKTYGANKKKSDAYMAANAKKEGVKTIGQGVQVKELKAGSGATPKASDVVKINYVGKTIDGKVFDQRDGATMPVGGVIPGFTEALTKMPVGAKWEITIPYTAGYGAEQPSPDLKPFSTLIFTVELLGIEKAPEGQPGMPQGMSGMPQGKPGM; this is encoded by the coding sequence ATGAAGAAAATTTATTTATTAGCCGCTATGGCTATCGCAGCTGCAGGCTTCACAGCTTGTGGTAACTCAGCTCCAAAGGAGGATTTGAAGTCTGATGTTGACTCTTTGAGCTATGCTTTCGGTATTGATCAGGGTCAGAGTGTAAAGCAGTATCTCCAGCAGATGCAGATTGATACAGCTTACATCGATGAGTTTATCAAGGGTATGAACGACGGTGCGCAGAATGCTGATGATAAGAAGCGTGCTGCTTACAATGCTGGTATCGGCGTAGGTATGCAGATGAACATGATTATCAAGAATCAGATCAACCGTCAGATCTTTGGTGAAGACTCTACAAAGACTGTTTCTTTGGGCAACTTCCTCGCTGGTTTCGCTGCAAGTGCAAAGGGTCAGGGACAGAAGATGACTGTTGAGCAGGCTCGTGAAGTTGAGCAGAAGACTTCAAAGGCTATCCAGATGAAGGCTGCTGAGAAGACTTATGGCGCTAACAAGAAGAAGAGCGATGCTTACATGGCAGCTAATGCAAAGAAGGAAGGCGTGAAGACTATCGGTCAGGGTGTACAGGTTAAGGAACTCAAGGCTGGCTCTGGTGCTACCCCAAAGGCTTCTGATGTTGTTAAGATTAACTATGTAGGTAAGACTATCGATGGTAAGGTTTTCGACCAGCGTGATGGTGCTACAATGCCAGTAGGTGGTGTTATCCCAGGTTTCACAGAGGCTTTGACAAAGATGCCTGTTGGTGCAAAGTGGGAGATTACTATTCCTTATACAGCTGGTTACGGTGCTGAGCAGCCAAGTCCAGACCTCAAACCATTCTCAACACTTATCTTTACAGTTGAGTTACTTGGTATCGAGAAGGCTCCAGAGGGTCAGCCAGGTATGCCTCAGGGTATGTCAGGTATGCCACAGGGTAAGCCAGGTATGTAA
- a CDS encoding FKBP-type peptidyl-prolyl cis-trans isomerase encodes MKKFIMLALLVAAGSVFNTASAQSKKKGKQNTKCPVECKEGAVVLTSASDTLSYAAGMSMTRGLDEYLANQFGVTPAQMPDFLRGLRQGIANRKDSAFAAYIAGLLISSQVDKTMLPNIASKFEGTSAPINPDMLYKGFIAALAKDSTVLKQATAEEIFEKKEVELKAQKDAEIKAKNEAYLEENKKKEGVVTMADGLQYRIIKKGDGPMPTAADRVQVIYEGKTIDGKVFDATSRHGVEFDTFNVGGLIKGWTEALQMMPVGSKWEIVIPQHLAYGERGAGRDIGPFSTLIFTLELKGIEAAAEKETQVIDAAKLVPAKKIPAQKAKKNVKK; translated from the coding sequence ATGAAGAAATTTATAATGCTGGCTCTGCTCGTTGCAGCAGGTTCAGTCTTTAATACTGCAAGTGCACAGAGTAAGAAGAAAGGAAAGCAGAATACAAAGTGTCCAGTAGAATGTAAAGAAGGCGCAGTAGTACTGACTTCTGCTTCTGATACATTGAGCTATGCTGCAGGTATGTCTATGACACGTGGTTTGGACGAGTATCTTGCAAATCAGTTTGGTGTTACTCCTGCACAGATGCCAGACTTCCTGCGTGGCTTGCGTCAGGGTATTGCTAATCGCAAAGACTCTGCTTTTGCTGCATATATAGCAGGATTGCTCATCAGTTCACAGGTAGACAAGACCATGTTGCCTAATATTGCATCTAAGTTCGAAGGCACATCAGCTCCAATTAACCCTGATATGCTTTATAAGGGCTTTATTGCAGCTTTGGCAAAGGATTCTACTGTTCTCAAGCAGGCTACTGCTGAGGAAATCTTCGAGAAGAAGGAAGTAGAGTTGAAAGCACAGAAAGATGCTGAGATAAAGGCTAAGAATGAAGCTTACTTGGAAGAGAACAAGAAGAAGGAGGGTGTTGTAACAATGGCTGACGGTCTTCAGTATCGTATTATTAAGAAGGGTGACGGACCTATGCCAACAGCAGCTGACCGCGTTCAGGTTATCTATGAAGGTAAGACTATTGATGGAAAGGTATTCGATGCCACTTCACGTCATGGTGTAGAGTTCGATACTTTCAATGTTGGTGGACTTATTAAAGGTTGGACAGAGGCATTGCAGATGATGCCTGTAGGCTCAAAGTGGGAGATTGTTATCCCACAGCACCTCGCATACGGTGAGCGTGGCGCAGGTCGTGACATCGGTCCTTTCTCAACACTTATCTTCACCCTTGAGTTGAAAGGCATTGAGGCTGCAGCTGAAAAGGAGACACAGGTGATTGATGCTGCTAAGCTTGTACCTGCTAAAAAGATTCCTGCTCAGAAGGCAAAGAAGAATGTAAAAAAGTAA
- a CDS encoding Lrp/AsnC family transcriptional regulator, translating to MEKVDRLDKKILGILSQNARMPFKDVAAQCGVSRAAIHQRVQHLIENGVITGSGFDVNPKSLGYTTCTYVGLNLERGSMYKKVVERISAIPEVVECHFTTGPYTMLVKLYAKDNEQLMDLLNNQLQGISGVVSTETLISLEQSIKREIPIAEELL from the coding sequence ATGGAAAAAGTAGATCGTTTAGACAAGAAAATATTGGGTATCCTCTCACAGAATGCTCGTATGCCTTTCAAAGATGTTGCTGCCCAGTGTGGCGTATCACGCGCTGCTATTCATCAGCGTGTACAACATCTCATAGAAAATGGAGTTATAACAGGTAGTGGTTTCGACGTTAATCCTAAGAGTTTAGGCTATACAACTTGCACTTATGTAGGACTTAATCTCGAACGTGGCTCTATGTATAAGAAGGTTGTTGAACGTATCAGTGCTATTCCAGAGGTGGTTGAGTGCCATTTTACAACGGGTCCTTATACAATGCTTGTGAAGCTTTATGCTAAAGACAACGAGCAGTTGATGGACCTTCTTAACAATCAGCTGCAAGGTATCTCTGGTGTTGTGTCAACCGAAACACTTATTTCTCTTGAACAAAGTATTAAGCGTGAGATACCTATAGCAGAAGAATTGCTCTAA
- a CDS encoding gamma-glutamyl-gamma-aminobutyrate hydrolase family protein, whose protein sequence is MQYDLQSHLDKVYETFPEAKRKPIIGITTNYIDGDAAIRNVYYKQVVAAGGVPMLIPPVADKDVLINTLDHLDGLLLTGGADINPLWTGEEPSTKLHNINAERDLPELMLIRLAFNRQLPILGICRGAQALAVALGGKIQQDIYDEYIREDETVEKKLSKDKTITTYHAARLKHSQDAERSEATHSVTLTKSSVLYALYKEERLMVNSFHHQAVKDPGKRFRVTALSPDGVIEAIESNEFKPIMGVQWHPEWMGEEGGKLFQWLVGQSNNFYLAKQLHQRILTLDTHCDTPMFFPQGVNFDQRDSRILYDLHKMTEGRQDAVTMAAYLPQPRIGESFSSKIDVEGLKRFNPHLIETLDHLSPAVYANLIFDKIEEIVKQNQRYISIARTPSDLYEDKRKGRKSIMFAIENGLALEHKLENVKHFAQRGVTYITLCHNGDNDICDSARGCNTHGGVSKFGEEVIKEMNRNGIMVDLSHGGEKSFYDALELSTMPIVCSHSNSKALCDVPRNLTDDQMRALAKKGGVAHITMFQGFLKKGSEATVMDAITHLEHAINIMSIDHVGIGTDFDGDGTVRGMADASEMINFTLHLLRRKYSEKDIEKIWGGNWLRVMAQVQSVRK, encoded by the coding sequence ATGCAATACGATCTTCAGTCACATCTTGATAAGGTGTATGAAACCTTCCCTGAGGCTAAACGTAAGCCTATAATTGGTATCACTACCAATTATATAGATGGTGATGCAGCGATAAGAAATGTCTATTATAAGCAGGTGGTAGCAGCGGGCGGAGTCCCAATGCTTATTCCTCCAGTGGCTGATAAGGATGTACTTATTAACACCCTCGACCATCTTGATGGTCTTCTCCTTACGGGTGGGGCTGATATCAACCCATTGTGGACTGGTGAAGAACCTTCTACCAAACTCCATAATATCAATGCTGAGCGTGATTTACCTGAACTGATGCTTATCCGTTTGGCGTTTAATCGTCAGTTACCTATCCTTGGTATCTGTCGTGGAGCGCAAGCTCTTGCCGTCGCTTTGGGTGGAAAGATACAGCAAGATATCTATGATGAATATATAAGAGAGGATGAAACGGTTGAAAAGAAGCTCAGTAAAGACAAGACAATAACAACCTATCATGCTGCAAGATTAAAGCACTCGCAGGATGCTGAACGTAGTGAAGCAACTCATAGTGTGACGCTTACAAAGTCATCTGTCCTCTATGCACTCTATAAGGAAGAACGTCTTATGGTTAATAGCTTCCACCATCAGGCGGTAAAAGACCCTGGAAAGCGTTTCCGTGTGACGGCTCTTTCGCCTGATGGTGTTATCGAAGCCATTGAAAGCAATGAGTTTAAGCCTATCATGGGTGTGCAATGGCATCCCGAATGGATGGGTGAAGAGGGTGGAAAACTCTTCCAGTGGTTAGTCGGACAGTCTAACAACTTCTATCTTGCCAAGCAACTTCATCAACGTATCTTGACGCTTGATACACACTGTGATACACCGATGTTCTTCCCACAAGGCGTCAACTTCGATCAGCGTGACTCTCGTATTCTTTACGATCTCCATAAGATGACGGAGGGAAGACAGGATGCTGTGACCATGGCTGCTTATCTTCCACAGCCGAGGATTGGTGAGTCTTTCTCATCAAAGATTGATGTTGAAGGCTTGAAACGCTTTAATCCACATCTCATTGAGACGTTAGATCATCTTTCACCAGCGGTCTATGCCAACCTTATCTTCGACAAAATTGAGGAAATTGTTAAGCAGAATCAACGCTATATCAGCATTGCTCGTACTCCTTCTGACCTTTATGAAGACAAGCGCAAGGGACGTAAGAGCATCATGTTTGCTATTGAGAATGGTCTTGCTTTAGAGCATAAGCTTGAGAATGTTAAGCACTTTGCACAGCGTGGTGTGACCTATATAACCCTTTGTCACAATGGTGATAACGATATTTGTGACTCTGCACGAGGCTGCAATACCCACGGTGGAGTAAGTAAGTTTGGTGAAGAGGTTATCAAGGAGATGAACCGCAATGGTATTATGGTCGATTTAAGCCATGGCGGAGAGAAGAGTTTTTATGACGCGTTGGAGCTCAGTACGATGCCAATCGTATGTAGCCATTCTAATAGCAAAGCACTCTGTGACGTTCCTCGCAACCTTACCGACGACCAGATGCGGGCGTTGGCAAAGAAGGGTGGTGTGGCTCATATCACAATGTTCCAAGGCTTCTTGAAGAAGGGTAGTGAGGCTACTGTGATGGATGCGATTACTCATCTTGAGCATGCTATCAACATTATGAGCATCGACCATGTAGGTATTGGTACCGACTTCGATGGTGATGGAACCGTACGTGGTATGGCTGATGCGAGTGAAATGATAAACTTCACCCTCCATCTTTTGCGTCGTAAGTATAGCGAAAAAGATATCGAAAAGATATGGGGAGGCAACTGGCTGCGTGTAATGGCGCAGGTACAGAGCGTTAGAAAATAA
- a CDS encoding M28 family peptidase — protein sequence MKANIKLIFGCLLAVSLATVAYGCKGKASNADNAADTVATVKPVGPTFNPDSAYAFTAAQCDFGPRVMNSEAHDKCGKWIVEKFKEYGCEVQEQKADVKAYDGTVLKATNIIARFNPEAKKRVLICAHWDSRPWADNDPDSANHKKPVMAANDGASGVAVMLELARQLQADKKLKVGVDFVCFDAEDWGIPRWETRYQDTGDSWALGAQYYAKNFPTAIKPEFGILLDMVGGEGAQFYREGMSVQFAPDIVNRVWEAAKNAGFGSYFPDAIGGMVTDDHVPVNQFAGIPTIDIIPYYPDCQQSSFGPTWHTVNDTMEHIDKNTLQAVGQTVIQVLYTL from the coding sequence ATGAAAGCGAATATAAAACTCATTTTCGGCTGCCTCTTGGCAGTGTCTCTTGCAACCGTAGCATACGGCTGTAAGGGGAAAGCAAGCAATGCTGATAATGCTGCTGATACTGTGGCTACAGTCAAGCCTGTCGGCCCTACGTTTAATCCTGACTCTGCATACGCCTTTACAGCAGCACAGTGTGACTTCGGTCCACGTGTGATGAACTCTGAAGCACATGATAAGTGTGGCAAATGGATAGTAGAGAAATTCAAAGAGTATGGTTGTGAGGTGCAGGAGCAGAAAGCCGATGTAAAAGCCTATGATGGTACGGTGTTGAAGGCAACTAACATCATCGCACGTTTTAATCCAGAAGCAAAGAAGCGTGTTTTAATCTGTGCGCACTGGGATAGTCGCCCTTGGGCTGATAACGATCCAGACTCTGCTAACCACAAGAAGCCTGTTATGGCAGCGAATGATGGTGCCAGCGGTGTGGCTGTAATGCTTGAGTTAGCACGCCAGTTGCAGGCTGATAAGAAGTTAAAAGTAGGTGTTGACTTCGTTTGTTTTGATGCAGAAGACTGGGGAATACCACGTTGGGAGACCCGATATCAAGATACTGGCGACTCTTGGGCACTTGGTGCACAATACTATGCAAAGAACTTCCCAACGGCTATTAAGCCTGAGTTCGGTATTCTTCTCGATATGGTAGGTGGCGAAGGTGCACAGTTCTATCGTGAGGGAATGTCTGTTCAGTTTGCTCCTGATATCGTAAACCGTGTGTGGGAGGCTGCAAAGAACGCTGGATTTGGCTCTTACTTCCCTGATGCTATCGGTGGAATGGTTACTGACGATCATGTCCCAGTGAATCAATTTGCAGGTATTCCTACAATTGATATCATTCCTTACTATCCTGATTGTCAACAAAGCTCTTTCGGTCCAACATGGCATACTGTCAATGATACGATGGAGCATATCGATAAGAATACGTTGCAGGCAGTGGGTCAGACTGTTATACAGGTCTTGTACACGCTGTAA
- a CDS encoding NAD(P)/FAD-dependent oxidoreductase: protein MKANIERTNKKRVVIVGGGLGGLELAFKLVDDDYQVVLVDKNNYHQFPPLIYQVASGGLEPSSISFPFRRLFQGRKDFFFRMAEVKSVDSAKKTINTTVGEIEYDYLVLAFGAKTNFFGNKDIEATTLPMKSVSEAMKLRNTILRNLELALTEEDPARKQALMNIVVVGGGASGVEIAGAVAEMKKNIIARDYPDLDSSQMHIYLVNAGDRLLAAMDPVSSKRAERDLKDLHVHIRQPQFATEYKDGILKTSAGLEIPTQTVIWVSGICANTVEGFPAESIGHAGRLLTDRFCRVKGVEDVYAIGDVSLVEGDEEYPLGHPQLAQVAMQQAKTVAKNFKAMLKGKEPKPFRYKNLGVMATIGRNHAVAEISGKKFGGFPAWALWLVVHLRSILGVKNKTFILLNWVWNYINYKQSLRLILKAK, encoded by the coding sequence ATGAAAGCAAACATTGAACGCACTAACAAAAAAAGAGTCGTTATTGTTGGTGGTGGATTGGGAGGTTTGGAATTGGCCTTCAAATTAGTAGATGATGATTACCAAGTTGTATTGGTAGATAAGAATAACTATCATCAGTTCCCTCCATTAATTTATCAGGTGGCTTCGGGTGGTCTTGAACCAAGTAGTATCTCTTTTCCTTTCCGTCGACTTTTCCAAGGACGAAAGGACTTTTTCTTCCGAATGGCAGAGGTAAAATCGGTGGATTCGGCTAAAAAGACTATCAACACAACGGTGGGCGAGATAGAATACGACTATCTTGTATTGGCATTTGGTGCAAAGACTAACTTCTTTGGAAATAAGGATATTGAAGCAACGACACTCCCGATGAAATCGGTTAGTGAGGCTATGAAACTCCGTAATACAATCCTGCGTAATCTTGAACTTGCTTTAACAGAGGAAGACCCAGCACGCAAACAGGCATTGATGAATATCGTTGTTGTCGGTGGTGGTGCTTCGGGTGTTGAAATTGCAGGAGCTGTGGCTGAGATGAAGAAGAACATCATTGCTCGTGATTATCCCGACCTTGACTCTTCACAGATGCATATCTACCTTGTTAATGCAGGTGACCGTCTTCTTGCAGCTATGGATCCAGTATCATCAAAACGAGCAGAACGAGATCTGAAAGACTTACATGTTCATATCCGTCAGCCTCAGTTTGCTACTGAATACAAAGATGGAATTCTGAAAACCAGTGCAGGCTTGGAAATCCCTACACAGACTGTTATTTGGGTGAGTGGAATCTGTGCAAATACCGTCGAAGGTTTTCCTGCGGAGAGTATTGGGCATGCTGGTAGACTCCTTACCGACCGTTTTTGTCGTGTAAAGGGTGTAGAAGACGTCTATGCAATTGGAGATGTAAGCCTTGTAGAAGGCGATGAGGAATATCCACTTGGTCATCCTCAGCTCGCACAAGTAGCTATGCAGCAGGCAAAGACCGTTGCAAAGAACTTCAAAGCAATGTTGAAAGGAAAAGAGCCAAAGCCTTTCAGATACAAAAACCTCGGTGTAATGGCAACTATTGGTCGCAACCATGCTGTTGCAGAAATCTCTGGAAAGAAGTTTGGAGGCTTCCCTGCGTGGGCATTGTGGCTCGTTGTTCACCTTCGTTCTATCCTTGGCGTAAAGAATAAGACATTTATCCTGCTCAACTGGGTATGGAACTATATTAATTATAAACAAAGCCTGCGTTTGATTTTGAAGGCAAAATAA